A window of Toxotes jaculatrix isolate fToxJac2 chromosome 11, fToxJac2.pri, whole genome shotgun sequence genomic DNA:
CTGGGAATCGGAGAGAGGGCAAACctgggaaacagagaggaacatTTCAGGACATAATTGAAGGTAAGttattctttttattcattttataacACATTGTATGTAGAACAATATTTGACATCTAGTGTCCTCTTAGTTCTCCCAGAGCTTCACTGTAAATGTCGCCCTGCTACCTAAAATATGTGCAAGTTTTATAAGATGAGAGACTGAGGAGGATAACATTTATATCTATTTATATCTGGAAAAATTTTGCTTTAGACATCTTCTTTGAGATCGTAGATGGAGCtaatagtgatgatgatgatgaagatgaccaGAGTAATTTAGACTGGCTTTTTGAACTTCAAGAGCCAGAAGGTAAGAGACTCTCAGGAATTCTGTCAAAAATATTAACACCAATCTGTGCACTGTTGCATGATCAGGCTACTTTGGATTGGAAGGATGTAATTTAAAGCTTATGTTTCCTCCTTTAATACTTCTTGTTTCTCAGGCCGATGCAACCCAAACCCTTGCCTTAACAATGGAGTGTGTAAAGAGAAAggcaaaaataaattcaaatgtgACTGTCCCAAACCCTATAAAGGACGGAAATGCGAGAAaggtttgaaaagaaaaaaatctgttatccGTAACCTGTTGTTGGCTGCCGAATGGCTGTATTTGCACGATCAAAAATGAGCAACATGGAATTAATACTAAAGCAAATTTACTGGTGTTGTTATTGTCTCAGGTCCAAAAATTTGTAAGAGAGGTCAGTGTGGACGTGGTGAATGTGTGCTGACTTCAGATCCCCCGTTTTATGAGTGTAAATGCAAGGTGCCCTTCCAGCCTCCAGACTGCAGACATTGTGAGTATTTCTTCATCCAGACAAGACAGATTACCTCTTTTCCACTATTTTGACAATTCCCAGAAGCAAGCTTACACTGTGTACTGTTTTTCTCCAAAGTTGCTCTGTGTCAGCCTAATCCATGCAGGAATGGTGGAACATGCATCAAAGATGATAATGACTTTGACTGCCAGTGCCCTCCAGGGTACAGAGGACGTTTCTGCCATGTTGGTAAATACTATAATATGTAGGATACAttattgttttccatttttatagTCTAAGGTATTTGGACATAGTTATACTCATATGGTGACTGAATGTGGTATGTGTCTTAGGCCCAAATGATTGCTATGTGGATGATGGAGAGTCGTATCGTGGCAATGTGAGTGAGACAGACGACGGTGACGAATGCCTCTACTGGAACTCACACTTCATACTGGAGAAAGGAACTGATCCCTTCAGCACCTTTGAGGACGAAGATGGACTTGGCCCTCACAACTTCTGCAGGTcaggagaaaataaacaagTGTCTTCAAACTGCAGACAACAGATACAAGATGTTCACTCACGCATTTTCTATGACACAGGAACCCAGATGGAGACACAAAGCCCTGGTGTTACTTCAGAAGAGGCACCAGGTTGCTTTGGGACTACTGTGATTTGACAGTGTGTCCTTCACCAACAGGTCAGCTTTAAAGCTTCAGACAGGTTTCTGTTTACGAGCATGGTCAATAAAAACAGTTGTGTTATCgttttgtgtatgtgctttCAGGTGTGTCACCAACTGAAATTGTCATCCCAGTCCCTGATCCCACTTCTGCCAAGCCACAACCAACCACACCTGAACCTACAGCAGACCCCAAGCCAACGACTGTCAAAGCCCCAGTGACTCAAAAGCCCAGCCAGGCCCCAGAACCTTCTCCTGCACCCACTAATGGTTCTCTCATCCCCAGTACCAGTGCTCCACTGCAACAGTTCTCCACTTGTGGGGAGCCTCAGCCAAAAAAGGCCATTACCCGAATTTTTGGGGGTCTGAAGGTCAATCCAGGATCTCTACCCTGGCAGGTGTCCTTGCAAGTGAGACCACAGAACACCAATGTGCCATTCAGACACATCTGTGGAGGAGTTCTCATTGCTAGCTGCTGGGTACTGACAGCTGGACACTGCATGTAAGCACCatcatgaaatgtaaaaaaagataAACCACAAAACATTGGCTGATTCTGGAATAGTTTACACACATGGACATAATCtttatgtgctgtttgtgtttgaacagtGAACCAGGAAAGGACATGCAGGTGGTTATGGGAGGTCTGTCACTGGACACGACAGAACAAACAGAGCAAACCATAAGAGTCGAAGAGGCTATTGTACATGAGAACTACAGGGAAACTCCTTCAGCTGTATACAATGACATAGGTGATCCATGTCTCTCTGTTATTTAATATCAAATAATCAATGATTGCACCAACAAAATAAGAATTTATTAAGAACAAGCTGAGAGCACTTTATGTCTCATAATTTTGATCCTTTTCTTTTGGTTAAATAAGGACAGCATGTGTTGACAGGACAAATCAAATTGTCCCATGAGTAATGATGGGTTAATGAAATTTGCATTATTGGTAGTCCATGACGTAATTAAAactcaaaaaaggaaaaagtagaAGTAATGAGGTTGTGGTCTAAAAGTACAAGAATgtattatttgatttttgttgtgatttttatttgaacTGCAGCCTTGCTGAGGCTGCAGGGCACCAATGGGGTTTGTGCCAATGAGACTCAGTTTGTGAAGACAGCCTGTCTGCCTGATGCCCAACTGCCTGATGGGATGGAGTGCACTATTTCTGGATGGGGTGCCACTGAGGAATGTAAGGCCACGTTTGCATATCCAGCTGctaaatataatatattttcatttagatcttctgtttttttttttagaggcacttcttcttctttttgtttttagtttagtttaaagAACTCTTTGAACCTTAaatttttatttgcattgtGACCATTGAAATTAGATAAAACTTTTGTTGTCATATTTGGGCATATCTGATTTTTCTGCAGCCGAATATGGTTCCAACCAACTGCTGAAGGCTGACGTACTGCTGATCAATCAGGAGAAATGCTCTGAACCCATTATTTATGGCAGCGTCCTGGACAATACAATGCTTTGTGCCGGCCACCTGCAGGGAGGGGTGGATTCCTGCCAGGTTTGTAGTGGGATCTTTTTACTTAAGCACTTTTATTCAAAATATCTGAGGTAAGTTCATAAATATCTGGTCACCTATTCTCTTGTTCCAGGGTGACTCTGGAGGACCCCTGACTTGTATGCAGAACAAAACCCATGTTATTTATGGCCTGGTGAGTTGGGGAGACCAATGTGGGAGGAAAAACAAGCCTGGGGTCTATACACGTGTCACTCACTTCTTGACGTGGATCAAATCAAAAACTCAAGGAGCATTTCCATAAGCAACATGTCAGCCAGTGAAGCCAAGGGCTTGGTTCACAATGGAGCAAGTCCTACTCATTGTGATTTAGCTTTTGGATTTTGTGCAGTTGAACCTGGTCTTTTGCTTTTCAGGTTTTCGTCACTGTCAATTTTAATGCCACGTGAATCAACCttctaaaaaaataataataataatctgacAAACCACTTTATCACTTTGTCATTTCATTGTAAAGGGTTTTTATCTGTTACATATGACTTAGAACAGAAAAACCTGAAACCTCCAGTGGTATTTCCTTAAATAAATGTGGTATTTCCTTAATTTACCCCTGAAACTTTACTTTTATTCTGGCCAAAGATAATCTGAAACCTTATATTAAAAGTGATGTGCAtgtggaaaaggaaaagacccaataaatgaaaaatgtaacgGCGAAAAGTGTCATATTTTCTTATTCATAATGTATCTTCATATTAATCAGTGGTCTTTCAATATATCATTCCTTGTAGAAATGGGGTCAGCAGTCACAGGATGTTTACAGCACGCTGATAAATGTTTCCCCCTGCTGGTCACTTCAATCTTGAGTGTCTCTTTTCTGTGACTTCATGTCTTTACTGTATGTTCTCACCAGGCCCAAGGATGGCAGAACTCATATGCAGTTACACCCCTGATTGAGTCATAGTGCTGGAATGTGCTTAAAACCATAAATGGGCataaaatgtagtttttatttACAAGGTACTGGCAGCCTGTGTCACCCTGTTTTTAggaatatatattttaacaGGTGCTCTAAATTTCTGCTCAAAATTGAATAAGGTTACATTTTCTAATTTTCTCACCACTGTTTAAAAGCTCATTATGTCCTGCAAGAAAAGAAGAACCATAGAAAAGTAGCAGATGAGTGAGTAAAGGTTTTCAAATTGTTCTCTCTTCAGAAAGTAAGCATTTATGTACACAGTGGATAACCATACCAACCATGTATGAATAATAACAGGAAAAGAGATTTAAGTCTCTTGTGGTCTATGGAAATACAGTGTCACTGTTCATGTTATTCGGCCTCACTGGGTATATTGTTTGCTGCAGGGCAACAACTCTGTAAGGCCACTGACATGTGAGAATGAAGGCCCGCATGTCCTTCATGGTCTGGTAAGCTGAGGGGACAACTgtacaaagaacaaagaacaaaccAGTAGTGTACACACGGGTCACTTAATTCCTGAACTACATCAAGTTGAACATGAGAGGTGCTAAGCTGCTGAACAAGTATAGCTAGACAAGACAAAAGTGCTGTTTGACGATTCATCTGATACCACTTGATGAAATATTTACTTTTATATGACAACTGCAGACAATGGAAAACTAAAATAGGACTGACTATATGACTAAAGACaagactaaaaaactaaaaagttaTCTCTCCCCAGCTATAAGTTTCTTACTGAACAGCTTAATTTCTGACCCGAACACATCTTTTACAGCATATTTGACATCACCATGTAATTTAATGTgaactaaaatgaaaataaacatttgtgaAGGGACAGAGAGTTTGATCAGTGAATTGTTTAAGGTAGTACTCCACATTCATTCTTTATGTCcatctgtgtttacatgccACTCCCAAGGGTCCTTAATCCAAAATAAGGTGAGAGGTTGCCTGTTCAGTCCATTTACATCAATGCATGGGTTCAACATGGCGTAGAGAGGCTCTGTGCACTGAACACAGAAAGAGTGAAGCAGAGTCATAGCATCAGCATCGTAGAATGACAGCTCCCCCTTCTGGAGGTTGATCAGTATGCCCAGCTTTCTAACTTTCTTTCCCACTGACAGTTTCTTCTCCTGGGTATCATGACATGCTAGGTACTCCCCATCTCCGTGGTAGATGCACCAGGATGTGTTGTTCACACCCAGGCCAGAGGAACTCTGACTCTGTCCGTCTTTTTTATCCACTGGACAAGTAGTCACACCAATCAGCCAGTAGGGTTTCTCCTGGACTATGACCTCCCAGTAGTTCTGGCCATTATTAAAACTCTCCTGAGCCAGGACGCTGTACTGGGAGTCATATGGTTGAGGGTACAGAGTCTCACTGACAGGCTGTCTTCTCCAGTACACTTGCTTCCTGTCATGGGATATTTCTAGTTTTGGATGGGCTGTCTTAGAATCAAGAGTTGGAGAACTTAGATCTGCAAATAAAAATCTGCATTCAGTACACAAGTACAGAGACAGTGGGGGTTGATTTTAGATCGGTAAATATTTGATTCTTTACTAACATGACCACATTCGTGGAAAGTGTTGAGCTAAAGCCACCGAAAGGTCATCCACCAGCTTCTCTACTGTTCTCAGTTTCTCAGGGTCACACAGATCCCTGTCTACTTCCTGGATAGGTGCTAAATCCAAAGGGTCACTACGATAAAAACGGAAAACCATTAAAAGGCAATAACCATACCAAAAACAGGCAGTTAAGatgggaaaaagagaaatgatatACTCACGAAAGATTCTGTGCTGTGATTTGCTGTTGAAAATAAACAGGTAAGGCACAACTGCACATGTTGcaatcacagaaaacagtttAGCTGCACTTGTGAAACGCTTTCCCTTTACATCAATAACATACCATTCTAATATGTGGCACCTACCTGCAGGAATCGCAGATCATTTGTGTCCTGAAGGAGTGATTTGCTGGAGGCTCTGAGACTATCTATCTCTTTGATCTGGGCCTCCATAATGGCCCTCTGGGCTTCTAGCCACTCTGTCATATATGTCTCCTCTGCATCTATGATCTGCATCATCAGACGCTCATCACCGTCCAACACCACACGAATTCTGCTATACTTGTCTGAGATTCTCTCTCTGAAATCTGCAGCAGAATTctaggaaataaaaaaacatatgttGTTTAACAACATACGAGGGGATtctgtgaattaaaaaaattatatatatcaGTGATTAATAAGGGGTCTTTCATATTGATTATACCACTGTTTGTGTATACAGTGACTCCAAATCCTTGATTGCAAGTTCTGCTTCACTTCTCCTCTTCAGCAGCTGGTTCATTGTGGTCTCTAACATGCCctaaagacagaaatacaacagGCCTATAGAAAATTAATACACTGAtggagaaatacaaaaataaccATGAGATTTACAAGTAAATAAAACACGCTGGCCAGTggtcaaacaacaacaacaacaaccataaAGTTCACCTTGAAGTGTGCGCAGGCTTCATGGAGTTGATACGCTTTGTGGTTCTTGTGCATACCAACGAGGACGCACAAACAGCACACTGGGACCTTTTCCTCCATACAGAAGAGCTTGAGCTCATCACGGTGGTCCCTGCACTTCAGAGACAGCGGATCTCCCGTCACCTCCACAACTGAATGCTCCCTCAGAGCAGACCTCTGCTCGTGCAGCAGGGCGTGAGCCTGGCACAGAGAAGCATCACAGGTCAGACAGGTCCTTATGGCCACCGATGACATCTCTATGCAGTGGTCACAGAGGACGGTTGAAGGTGATTTGGTTGCCCTGCTTGAAGATGTTGTCTGTAGTTGTGCTATTGATGAACCGTTAGCGATGAAGTCCTTTACTTTCGTCTGAAGGCTGGTGTTTATCTCCAGAGTGAGGTCAGAGGGGAGGAATATCTGACACTCTGGACAGAAAAAAGGCCCTTCATTAGGTCCATCTGTTTCCCAGACAGCCTGGATACAGGTGAGACAGAAGTTATGTCCACACTGGAGTGTCACCGGATCCGTGAAGAAATCCTGGCAGACGGGGCACTTCAGGCCTTCCTCAACAGTCCCCATTGCTGTGCTTGCACCTGTTATGGCAGCTCAGTGAGTTCTGTGCTCCAAGCTTTCCTGCTCATGAATGTTTCATAGGCCTCTCCTGGCATGCACACGCCACTCATGTGCCTCAGTGTCGGATTACTAAAGATGAGTTGACATCTTCTAGTAGCCGTTTCAAACCATTGACTTTCAGGGGACCACACAATCCAATGGCATATCTCCAACAAACTGGATCAAGTGAAACAAAATACCAGTTATTTGTCGTAAATgcaatttcatttaaaaatataaataattaaataaacaaatgaagaaaTCCATTTCAGTGATAAAGTTTATTCTTGAACAGTGGTTTGACAAAATATTGTTACATCGAGGGTTTACTTGTTTTTTCAGCTTTCATCTGCATTTTAAAGCCTTCGTCGGCAAATGAAGTTGCAGAAAGCtgatttaaatttacaaaatgTGCATACATAAATATCCAGCGTTAATTAAGTTATATTGTTATACAGAAAAGTCAGCTTTACAACTTTTTAACATATTCTAATTGTtcataaaaatatgacattgcatttcaaataaatttagAAAATGTAGTTAATTGCTTTGTAAATgaatcaatattttcatataaaaCATGCATCCCATGCATGACACTGCCTGTGCTTCTGCTTCCCGTGGCTACGTAAGAGTCCGCCCATCAAAAGCACTATTTCTACGTACGTAAAAACTGATTTGCTCaagttcttttctttccacGTGAACGTATCTAGAAATCTTACGTAGGTGCCGTTAGTGAATAGCTCAATTCATGCACTTCCCAACCAACGTGGGCTGTGGATGTGGCAGCTAAGCAGCGCCTGTCTGGCTGACTACGTGTCTCCTGCAGTGCACTCACAAGTGTAGTTGCGGCTGGCTTTTGTAGATATTCACATTGCCAGGTAAGCGGTCCTTTTGTGCAATTTTTATTCCTGTCCATTTTGTCAGAAATAAGCGATAAGCTAGGCAGTGGGGGAGCTCGTAAATAGCTAAtgctagctaacattagctagccCCATGTACCTTGACAGTATTAACACTAGATACTAAACTATAAGCCGTTAGCTTTATTAAGTGATTTTCCGACTCCAGTGACTTCACATATGTTAGAGGTTTTTGGTGTGAATAGCTCCAAGCCCCTGGATTTATAAGCTAGCAAATATTTCCAAGCTAACAAGTGCAAACAACATCATCTTCAGTGGGTCAGTGTGTCAAGTTCAAGACTAAGCTTTCCAGTGAGACTAAAACAAAGCTCAAATGAATAACCACTGATTTTATTGTGAtactttatttctttacattttaaactttGGTGTACATAGCCATGTACACACACCCTGTCTATTATATCCTAAAGCTGCTTATCTCTGATGAGGTTATTGCACTGTTAGAGTAACCTGGCACTGGTTTGTGTGTTCATCACAGCTGTCCTCAACCATCAGTGCCATGTTTGCCAGGCTGGCCTTGTGCTCTCGCCTGACATCCAGAAAGTGGCAGTCAAATGGCTGTTCAGTCTCCATCAGAGCGTTTTCCCAAACTAAATGTAAGTAACCAGGCGACTTCTTACCTGAAGTGGGCACTGCTCTCACCATCTCTTTAATTTGCGTGCTATAATGCATGCTGATGTGTCATAATATGTGACCGTTATACTCTGCAGTCTCACTCCCACGTCCCCATGGGAAGTCTTTTGCCCACCGCAGTGAGTTAAAGCAGGCCAAACGCATTGTAGTAAAGCTGGGGAGTGCTGTGGTGACACGTGGAGATGAGTGCGGCCTAGCACTGGGGCGACTGGCTTCAATAGTAGAGCAGGTACAatcatattattattgttgataCAGACAAGAATGAAGTTGACGATGGTTGTGAAAGTGTGAACATATGTGGGAGCAGCACACATAATAATAGGGAAATCCCTGGTCTGAGGAGTGATCCTGGCCATTAAAGAGGAACTTGAATGTTATTGTCTTATTGTGTGTCCTATCAGGTGGCCATGCTGCAGAATCAAGGCAGGGAGATGATGATTGTCACCAGTGGTGCTGTGGCGTTTGGGAAGCAGAGACTGAGACATGAGATCCTGTTGTCTCAAAGTGTCAGACAAGCCTTGCATTCTGGACAGAACCAGCTTAAAGACATGGTAAATAAGAGTcttaaacataaaatattagaTAAACATTTGCTGACTTTTGTTTATAATCTTGTAGTTTAACTTTTCTGAAATCTCTCGGCCTTTTAGTCAATTCCAGTTTTGGAGGCAAGGGCGTGTGCAGCTGCTGGACAGAGCGGTCTGATGGCGTTGTATGAAGCTATGTTCACTCAATACAGCATCTGCACTGCACAAGTGTGTACCTGACTTTGATCACACAATAAAATGCTGACAGCAGATGATTTAAATATTACTGAATTCTTTACATTTCTTTCCACCTCTGTAGATTCTGGTCACAAACCTGGATTTCCATGATGAGCAGAAGCGTCGCAACCTTAACAGCACACTCCATGAACTGCTGCGGATGAACATAGTTCCTATCATCAACACCAATGATGCTGTCGTTCCACCCCCTGTTCCCAACAGTGACTTACAGGGGGTAAATGTGGGTACTGTGTGAAAGGCATGCTGGGAATGCTAAATGTGGTCCTGAACTGTGGTGATGGATTGTTCAAATCATACATAAATcaaagatattttcttcttttcacttaCATTTTCACCCTCagtaacattttactttttggaCAGATGAATATATATGGATGTTATGTTAATCTGTAAATGTTAATTCAGAGTATAGTCTTCTTATTTTATGCCATTATGTTGTGCACAGACCTGTTTGTGTTATCACCTTTTGGAAAGGGATGAACATATGTGGTTTGTTTTGCAACTGAATGGGACTGGGATGCTTTTGTTGCATGGTATGAACTGATAAGCTGTTATTCTACACTAAAATCTTAGATGtggtgattttctttttggcttAATGAAATTCCTGTTTGTATTTCAGGTAATAAGCATCAAAGATAACGACAGCTTGGCTGCACGGCTAGCTGTTGAAATGAAAGCAGACCTCCTCATTGCCCTGTCCGATGTGGAAGGTACAAATATAACCACTAATTTGATAAGATTCACTTTTGGTTGCATGTAAGCATTCATTTTAGTGGTACATAATTTATAACAGTGCTATATAACTATCCTTGTAATTTTACATGATAAATTAAGAGGTACAGTATATAATTTACACTAGTTAAACAAACTTCCACAGTAGTTCACAAAGTCCTCTGATTCAAAGCCATCACTGCTTTGCTTTTATTCATTagcttttgtcattttgtcacatGTGAATATAAAATATTCTATTGTATGAActgtcaagttttttttgatgaaaacaTATCAATATCAGTGTGGCTGCTTTGGTTctgtgaagaatgaaaaagcaaaaaaaattctACCCAACAGGCTTATACGACAGTCCCCCGGGAACAGATGATGCCAAACTTATTGATATATTCTATCCTGGAGACCAGCAGTCGATCACATACGGCACTAAGTCCAGAGTTGGCATTGGTGGCATGGAAGCCAAGGTCAGCGTGACAGAATATATTTGATCTCAAAAGTGTAAACAGGGCTGAGCTGGCCGAATGATGAAAAAGTTATACTCAATGATTTTGTCTCAATCAGGTGAAAGCAGCCCTTTGGGCACTACAGGGTGGGACTTCTGTTGTCATTGCCAATGGTACAGATCCCAAAGTCACAGGCCACGTCATCACAGACATTGTGGAGGGGAAGAAAGTTGGCACTTTCTTCTCAGAAGTGAAACCTGCAGGTAATGGGTAAAACCATCTGGAACAAATATATTCTCCacttgttctgtttgtgtttttaatatttgatatgTGTATTATTGACACCATTAGGTCCAACTgtggagcagcagacagagatgGCCCGGCATGCAGGCAGGGCTCTGGCCTCCCTGCTCCCTGAACAGGTGAGGTTCTTGTTCCCTCAGTGTGGCCTGGCCAAGGGAAGTTTTAAAATACTCCACATTGTTTTTGGGCTGGATTGCAGCAGTCACATATCTTATCACTGACACAGTGGAATAGCATTTATTGCAATTTATGTAGCACTGGCATATTAAGGTTAAATtcaatgtgttttcattaaggTGATCTTTAGGTTAAATTCCCTAAACACACTATATTGACCTCATGTCATTcctaaattaatttaaatgaaaagattCTAATAAGTTATAAACGTACTATACAGGAAAGAAgtgaaaatcattttcacaaCAAATGGCAAGGG
This region includes:
- the LOC121189924 gene encoding tripartite motif-containing protein 14-like translates to MGTVEEGLKCPVCQDFFTDPVTLQCGHNFCLTCIQAVWETDGPNEGPFFCPECQIFLPSDLTLEINTSLQTKVKDFIANGSSIAQLQTTSSSRATKSPSTVLCDHCIEMSSVAIRTCLTCDASLCQAHALLHEQRSALREHSVVEVTGDPLSLKCRDHRDELKLFCMEEKVPVCCLCVLVGMHKNHKAYQLHEACAHFKGMLETTMNQLLKRRSEAELAIKDLESLYTQTVNSAADFRERISDKYSRIRVVLDGDERLMMQIIDAEETYMTEWLEAQRAIMEAQIKEIDSLRASSKSLLQDTNDLRFLQQITAQNLSDPLDLAPIQEVDRDLCDPEKLRTVEKLVDDLSVALAQHFPRMWSYLSSPTLDSKTAHPKLEISHDRKQVYWRRQPVSETLYPQPYDSQYSVLAQESFNNGQNYWEVIVQEKPYWLIGVTTCPVDKKDGQSQSSSGLGVNNTSWCIYHGDGEYLACHDTQEKKLSVGKKVRKLGILINLQKGELSFYDADAMTLLHSFCVQCTEPLYAMLNPCIDVNGLNRQPLTLFWIKDPWEWHVNTDGHKE
- the LOC121189180 gene encoding hyaluronan-binding protein 2-like, which encodes MKLLFFCLFLAVLLTPAELKRKKDDKHHPRHGHGHRDHEHGVPGNRREGKPGKQRGTFQDIIEDIFFEIVDGANSDDDDEDDQSNLDWLFELQEPEGRCNPNPCLNNGVCKEKGKNKFKCDCPKPYKGRKCEKGPKICKRGQCGRGECVLTSDPPFYECKCKVPFQPPDCRHFALCQPNPCRNGGTCIKDDNDFDCQCPPGYRGRFCHVGPNDCYVDDGESYRGNVSETDDGDECLYWNSHFILEKGTDPFSTFEDEDGLGPHNFCRNPDGDTKPWCYFRRGTRLLWDYCDLTVCPSPTGVSPTEIVIPVPDPTSAKPQPTTPEPTADPKPTTVKAPVTQKPSQAPEPSPAPTNGSLIPSTSAPLQQFSTCGEPQPKKAITRIFGGLKVNPGSLPWQVSLQVRPQNTNVPFRHICGGVLIASCWVLTAGHCIEPGKDMQVVMGGLSLDTTEQTEQTIRVEEAIVHENYRETPSAVYNDIALLRLQGTNGVCANETQFVKTACLPDAQLPDGMECTISGWGATEESEYGSNQLLKADVLLINQEKCSEPIIYGSVLDNTMLCAGHLQGGVDSCQGDSGGPLTCMQNKTHVIYGLVSWGDQCGRKNKPGVYTRVTHFLTWIKSKTQGAFP